AAATACCTTGTTCGCCATAATTATATCCCTTAGTAAGGAACCCATTTTGCAGAGAAAGAAGTGAGGCAGTATACTGACTACCATGCCATTCAATGGTTTTATCTTGAACTTATCACCTGAAAGCAGCTGGCCTTCTAGGAGAGTGGGATCAAGTACTGAAGACTCATTTACAGCCCCAGGTAGGAGACCACACTTGGCAAGCTGGGTGTACTGTCCTTCAGGTATAGTATGTGTTCTCACCCTAGTTGCTACTTCTTCCATGGCCGGAATACTCGAGCCCAGGAATCAGTAGATGTAAAAGGGTTGTTTTCCATGGTTAAACCTAATCAAATGCTTGCAAAATAAGTGCTTCCTGTTTCTATGATTTTGGGCTCTGTTTTCACCACGTGGTTCCTTGAAGGGGAACTTAAAACATGCAGTTTCAAGTTTGCAGGTGCATCTTGCCATTAAGttatcaagaaaataaaggggagggacttccctggtggttggtccactggttaagacttcaagctttcaatgcagggggcgtgggttccattcctggttgggcAATTACAATCTCACACACCGTGTGTcatggccaaaataataataataataagggggTTACTGGACTGGTTGGACTGATTGATATGAATTAGCAAGGGGAAATAGTGATGCAGCCAGAGATAAGTATGTCTTCAACCCAAAGGTTTCTCTGGAATTCCTTTCAGTAGTTCCGAATTCAGTGATAAGTGATTTTTTCATTAATGGAAATTTAGAGGTCTCTAACACAGGTGGGAATGTTAAGGACTCAGATCCTTCAAGACTGAAGGTCTGCATCACCCTACTAATCAGGGAGACATCTGATGGCAAAGGGAAGAATGAACAAGGAATTAAAAACACCAGCTATGGTCTCATGACCAGATGCAAAATAAAGAACCATAGAGGCTATGCATGTATTTCCATAGTTTTGTCTTTGTTATGTACAAATGAacttttgtaaattaattaatttattttaattggaggctaattactttacaatattgtagtggtttttgccatacattgacatgaatcagccatgggtgtacatgtgtccccgatcctgaaccctgctcccacctccctccccaccctatcccttaGGGTCaccccagggcaccagccctgagcgccctgtctcatgcatcgtaCCTGGACTGGCGAaccatttcacatatggtaatatacatgtttcaatgccattctctcaaatcgtcccacccttgccttctccacagagtccaaaagcctgttctttacatctgtgtctcttttgctgtctctcatataggatcatcattaccatctttctaaattcaatatatatgcattaatatactatattggtttgttttttttctgactgacttcactctgtataataggctccagtttcatccacctcattagaactgattcaaatgcattctttttaaaagctgagtaatagtccattgtgtatatgtaccacagccttcttatccattcatcggctgatggacatctaggttgcttccatgtcctagctattgtaaacaatgctgcaatgaacattggggtacatgtgtctctttcagttctggtttcctcagtgtgtattcccagcagtggATGAACCTCTTTTAAttgttctcctttccctttttactTGACATTTGCTGATGGTGGTTAATTTTATAAGATAGTCTTTAGGACAGAGTGTCTTAAAGTGGGGTTGTGActaaaatgaggaagaaatatcACAGTGGGCATACAGATTTAGGAGGTAGGATAAGCATGTTTCCATTTGAAGAAGGGAACAACTGCATTACATGGATTGCTTGCAAGATTATTGGTAGAAAAAGTGGACTGTACTGTATGTTATTAAGTTTGACTTAGCTTCCGTTCCAACTCTCTTCCATGTCTCCGCATCTCCTGGATTATAATGTATAAAAGGTTAAAACCACATTTTCCAGATTACTATGGAGTTAAAATTCTCAATATAATTCAAGTCTTGCCAGTGATGGATAAACAGTGGTGCAAGACTTGGAACATAGAAGGAAGTCCCATTTTTCTGTGACAGACCAGTTGGCAAGCAagctcaggggagttggcagaaGCTGGACTCATGTTCCCCTGTCAGCTCTCAAAGGGTAGAGGCCATCTCAGGTGTCAGCAGTAGCAATGGCAGTAAGTGACCTGAACTTTGTTCTCTTTTGGGGGCGGCCAGGGAGGGTggccactaagagtcggacacgacttcactttcacttttcattttcatgcattggagaagacaatggcaccccactccagtgttcttgcctggagaatcccagggacgggggagcctggtgggctgccgtctatggggtcgcacagagtcggacatgactgaagcgacttagcagcagcagcagcagccgggaGGTTGGCTCAGCAGcagtgtggaatcttaattctGACACGCTGTTTCATTTGGTTTTACTTTCTTAATGATGCTGTTTTACGTTTTAAATCTTAATGTTGCCCAAAATataaattgtttcctttttgtgtttttttgtttcttgcttaATAAATCCTACTCTGTggtcataaaaataataacttgtaTTTGCTTCTAAAAACGTAGTCTTTACATCATCTTTTGACATACAGCCTTTTAATTtgtaaagaattaatttttttgagtCATGTGCAGTAAAggtctgattttatttcttctatatcaTAAGCAGTTATCTTAGCATCAAATGTTGAAGAATTTAATCTGTTCCTATGATATGCAATGTCATCTCTATCATATTTGAACTTTCTTTACATTCATGGATCAGTTTGGCCACTgcattttgttctgtttgttttattttgtttggtctATTTGTCTATTCCTGCTCCAATCATATGGGCTTGGGCATTAAAACCCAAGTCTCTGTTTCTGCAGATTTCTCATTGACATCTCAAGGTCATCTCTGATTCTTATTCACTCTAGTTCTCAGTTCTGTCTTTAGTTTTGGTCTCTGTTAAGTCCACTCACTTTATTGGAAGCTGACCAGTGCCACTGAAGGAATTTTTATGTAGCCTTTCTTGGTGTTTTGAGGAAAGAGTCTTCAGTTTACTTAATCTACCATACTGCTAGAAATAGTAGTCCTATAATCTTTCTCAAAGCAATTTTATGTAACTTTTTTACAACTCATTCTATTAACTGTGTAGAACTTAGCTTTAGAGTGAAACTTGCTGTAGTGTAAATATTAAGGAGATTGTTgaaaggtgtttttttgttttgttttgttttcccagaaCACTTTCTGCTTTCTCTTGTAGATTCCTCATGCTTACGTGAGGCTCTCTGGTAGGAAAGCCTTCATGTCAGAATAACACAACCTCTAATCTTTAGCTTTAAAGTGAAGCTTGTATTAAGTACAAATATAAAGTCCCTTGAGAGTGGGCCTCCATAGAGCTTTCTGAAATGACACACACAGAGTACATGAGCAATGTGTTTTTCTTGAATCAAATGAGaatagaatttattcattttatttcagggCAGAATTGGAATTAAATTTCCCATAACAGTAAGTTCAGAAAGGATCAGATCACAAGGGCTCTGATCCATAGTGAGGAAGAGAGGGATTTTTGTGAGAGGACAAAACATTGTGATCATGATCACAAGCCTTCCTGTGATCAGACAGAAAGGCCTGTCTCATCTATGTGCAAACAGATTTAGGTATATCTCTGATAGTATTGGCTTATGGTCTTGTGTGAACCCAGAGCATGAAAGAAGTTAAAACCCCAGGATACATCACTAAATACAGCATCCCTTTTGGATGGCTAAACTTATCTTTCTGTAAAAAGTGAACAAACTTATGTTTGTGctcaaaattttcttttgttttcattattaaacACTGTTTATgtctaaaatgtttttaattatcattattgACTAGATTattatgtaattattgatatttaaATTCAGTTATTATTAAGGAAAATAAGCTGAATTGACCAGAATCAAGGCTGGCAGTATGAGTTATACTTCAACTTTGTTCCCAGGGCAGTGTCAGCTAAGCACTCTTTGAATTTTTCATCCATTTCCTGGTTCTGAGTTTCACTGAACAGGTTTTTCCAATCACCAACTTCAcctacaacacacacaaaaaaacagtaGACTTAGACACCTGTTAGAATATTTCATCTTGATTTTACCATTTCTCCGTGCAGAGTTTCACTTTGAAATGTGAAATggacacatgaaaaaaaattacacagtcTTAAAAAACTAATGTAATTTTTCTTGTAAAGTGAGCAAGATCCACTTGGGCTTCCCCATTGGTGTGGTGTGCTGTGGGAGGTGAGGTACTTTTTCAGTGTCACTAAGGGGGCCCGTGACCTCAGTGACCTCCCATCCCCATCCCTCTTCCAACACCTGGGACCAAAATACCACTTTTTtagaatcatttttttctctctgaagtcttttaatactttaaatacCCATTGAgaagataaattaatatttttatagcagCTTTTGGTTAAGTCTCCAAGTactgaaaattttacaaaaaattattattttgcctGAGTTtgagatatatttttcttatgtgcttttaaaagtaaagaagtTACTCTTTTCCTTAGACTCTTCTGATGATTTGGGTTGAAGTTGTTAAGCTCCTTGTTGCATAGCCaatgaaatgtatatttataaagcAGTTTTAATGATGTGAGAAAATGCTTACATATATGcaggaataaaaaacaaaactctctaCAAATGTCATCAACTATATGAAACATCACAGAATAAGGCTGGAAGAAATGTGTCAAAAGTCAAACCTGCCTCTGGTGGGGAAAATGTGGATAATTTTTagtactttttcatttctttctgtactTTCTGAATTTTCTACATGGAAtagtgtaatattttaaaatcactacttttagaattttttctatTCTGAAGAGTATTTGATTAACAACATatagaaaggttttatttttcccctcttcttaAAGCTAATAAAATAAGGCATGAAAATCAGAGTTAAAGTCAGAACGCAAACCAAAGCCAGATTTATACACAATGTTGTATTCacagtggatttttttaaatgagtcttCATTTGACAAAGTATAGTAGAATCAAGTAGACCTACATTTGTATCCGGTTTCATTAATTAGCTTCGTGCGtgcatggtaagttgcttcactcgtatctgattctgtgcaaccctactgactgtagcccaccaggctcctctgtccatgggcttctccaggcaagaatactggagtgggttgccatgccctctcccaggggatcttcccaacccagggatcgactctgaatctcttagtctcctgcactggcagttggattcttcaccactagcgcacctaggaagcccaattaGCTTTGTGACAAAGGATCAATTAATATCTCTGAGTCTTGGTGCCCATATTATAAAATTAAggatttaatatattttgctatAAAATTTAAGCCCAGCAAAGGGCCTAACACGTGATTCATGCCTAATAAGTGATAGTTGTTATATGTGCTGCCTCTAAATCACATTATACTTTcattatatatacaataaaaaagaaaactgataatCCTTGGGCTATATTATCATAAATTTGCATAATAAATTAGAATACTTTAGTGAAATTTAGTAAAATCACCAGTGCCAGAGAAAACTGGTTGCCTATCCAAcactcattttctcatttcctttattAATAAAACTTTGATTTTAATTGAGTAATAACACacccacctttttaaaaaactacattttCCAGCCAACAGCCCAGTGAGAAGGGACCAATGAGATGTAAGCCACTGAATGAGGCTtcccacaaaattctgtaaagggGGCTTGCTCAGCATATGCATGTGATTCTCTTGCCACTccctttttactttaataaaataaccCTCTAACTTTATTGTAATTCAGGAGCTCTAGCTGCTCTCCTTTTATCAGCAGGTGGCAAGAGAAAGGTGGGAGGAGCTTAGTACTCTAAAAGATAGCATGGAGTTACCAGTTCCAGCTCTGATCTATGTCAGACTTCTTGTTgaggaagagacaaagaaaatccTGTCTTCTTCAGCATAAAGTTGTTTGAATTGCCTGTTATGAGCAGACTGATGGATGGGTCAGAAATCAAGGCAGCTTTACCTTTGCGGAACAGGAACGGGCCCACAGCACCGTGTGTTTCCTGGGACTTGGCTCGCATGGCGTGGAAGGTACTTCGTGCCGAAATAGTTTGAATCTGCTCCCCAGATGGAGAGAATCCGAAGAACTCAGCAATTTGTTTTATTCCAGTGGCCAgattctgaaaacaaaattttagaggATAAACTTCTTTCTATGGGAATTGTGCCCCAAGCAAAGACAGGCTTCTTAGAATGCATTTCAAGCCTAACTCTATAATTCAGCTGTCCCTTTCTATCTCTTCAGACTTACTTTGATACTTcagtataaatatttgaaatttcccTTTAAGATACTCTGTACTGATTTTACTTTGTAGTTTCAATTTACGACTTACTATGCAGGGTATAGATAGTGACAGTAAGCATTCATTAGTAGGGTAGAATTTTATCTAAGATGACATTCATTTTGTTAAAAAGCACCAGTATAAACCAGCTGAGgaaattaatatatttgtatgtgctcattcaaattctcttttcttctaaatCCTGTTTGTAGCTAATAGTTAATTCTATCAAGAAAGGCTCATTTTTAGAATCATAAAAGCTACAATAAGTCTTGGAATATATCATTTAATACCTTTGTAAGTATCATCAACCTTCTCAACACTATCATTGACCAATGGAGATTTAGAAATATTCTAGCACAGTTTCTTAAACTGTACTCTACAAAAcattaatatatttcatatattaatgAAATATATAGGTGAATATATAGGTGCTTATAGATGTTTCATGGGGGGAAGGAAGGTTAAGGGTTGCGGTCAAATAAATGTGGAAGCTTTGGATTAGTAAAGGTaaggttttgttcttttgtttctaGAATCTGTCAATCTTTAATATGCTAGTGTGCAATGTGAATTTCCCAAAGGAGCAGGCTATATACTACAGCAGCCCCCAAATCAATTTGAACAGGCAACCTCCTACCAACTGCAAAAAAGAATGATTAACATTTGGGACAACACTAACATCCATGAATCACAAGTTTTTTTAGCAACATTCTAGACAAGAAGGGGAAAAGACTACATTAGTATGTTctttcatgttatatatatacataccataaACAGAAGGGATGAATTCaattacacttttatttttttataagaatGTCAGGAGAAACTAGTGTTAAAGACTCAATTCAGTTAGAGAGCATTTGAGTCTCTTCTCCTTTAACATGCTTTCTCCCCTGGAGCTCCAGGACTCTGGTTTCCCTCTTATGTCATTAGCTACTCTTTAGTCGCCTTTGCTGATTCCTCCCTTTTTATTCAAACTTTTCATGTTGGAGGGCTGCAAGGCTCAGTTCTTggtcagcttctctgtccatatgcTTACATATTAGATATGTAATCTCATGACTTTAAATGTCATTTGTGGGCCAGATTTACATCTGTAGCTCAGAACTCTTTCTGCATTTAAGACTTCAATACCCAACTGCCTACTTGGCCCCTCCATTTGGATGACTGATAAACATCTTAGCCTTCTGATGTTTAAAACCAGATCCCTGGTCTTCCCCATAATCCTGCTTCACCTGCTGCCATCTCCTACTCCCATGGTGACAGCTCAATGCTCCCAGTTGGTTGGACCAATAATACTGGGGTCTCATTTGACTTCTCTTTTGTTCTCACTGCTCTTTCCCTCATCCAGTCCAGCAGCAAATGCTATTGGCGTTTCCTTCAACGTAAGTTCAGAATTCAACCACTTCTCTTCCCCTCCATGGCCCCTTCAGGTCTGAGCCACCATCTTCCTTCCATTGCCTGGACTAGAGCAATAACCTCCTCATGGGTTTCCCTGGGTTCTCGTTCCCTCTCTCTAATATATTCTCACACACCAGACAGAATGATCCTGTTAAAAACACATCAGTTCCTACCACTCTTCTGCTCGAAATCCTACAATGACTTCCCATTTCACTCAGAGCCACTCCATTTCTCACACTCCAGTCCACCCCCTTACACCTGTGTCCTCATTGGTTAGCCTCTTCTGGTTCATCCCCACAGCCAACCACATCTGCTCCTTTTCACTCCTTAATCCTTGCAGGAACactcctacctcagggcctttgctccAGCTGGTCTTCTCTGCCTGGAAAGCTATTACTCTGGTTACCTACTTGGCTCACTCCCTCATCTCCCTCCAATCTTGGTTCATGTCGCATGCCTTCCATGAGGTTTCTTTCCACTGACCATCCTATTTCATGCTGAGATTTGTTCAGTATCCTGACACCCCCACCCTTGAGGATTTCTAGTTTTCCTTAATCAGCTGTGCTCTTTCTTCATTCtcacatattatatacatttaaaatttctattgtaTTTATTGTTTATCATTCTGTCTCCCCACTTTCTCCAGCTAGAATGTAAGCTTCTCCCACGTAGTGAACTTTAGTCTGTTCACTGATAAATTACAAAGGCCTGAAACaatgctcagagaaggcaatggaaccccactccagtacttttgcctggaaaatcccatggacggaggagcctggtaggctacagtccatggggtcgctagagtcggatacgactgagtgacttcactttcagttttcactttcatgcactggagaaggaaatggcaacccactccagtgttcttgcctggagaattccagggatgggggatcctggtgggctgccatctatgggatcgcacagagtcggtcacgactgaagtgacttagcagcagcagcagcagcagcagcaaaacaatGCTAAACTCACTAAATATTTGTGAAgaagcagttttttaaaataacattatatgGAAAAATTAATTCACAGCCAAAAGCATATTGAGTTAAACCTCAATAGAGACCTATCATTTCTGCCATTCCTAATTTGGACTATCTatcacagaggggaaaaaaacagtcacTGTTAGTAGTAAATTCCTAAGAATTACATTATTTCTATTGAATAAACAATCTAAACACATATGCATTGTTTGGTTTTTTCCCCTAGCACTGTACCACatatatggaatatttttaaaaattgagtataATATTTGTTCATGCAATCAGACATTGTGAATAAATGTTCTATGTTGTCATTCATAGAATACCAATAATCATAATCTCACCTCTCTCAGGTCTTCATATAATATGAAcataacattttcatcatcaaGATGTTTGTTCCAATTAATTGCAAAATCAAAATAGCTTCCCcaggaaactaaaaatacagGGGAGAAATAACttcttaagaaattttaaataattgaggttaaaatgatagaatgataGAATGAGGATAAAATGGTTAATGTGTGCcctaaaatataaactatatgtTTGGGTATATGATCAAACAAGACTATAAGATTACAAATCCCTGCTCCAAAAGAACTGACATAAATCAATCCTAATGTcagattttctcattttcttattttcaggaaCAGTAGCACAACTAAGCAAGTTGCAAAAATGGTTTCACAAGAACTACAAATTTTCATGAATATTTAGGTgaatgaagtaattcagaaatagTGAATGAGACATGAAAACCAACAGATATAATGTCAGAAAGAAATGATGAGACATGTTATCTAGACTAGCATTGTCCAATAGAAATGTCATGCAAGCCACATCTGTAACTTTAagttttctagtagccatgttaaaaaaagtgaaaagaagcaggtgaaattaatttgaaTAGTTTAATTTATTTAACCCACAGAtcccaaaatattatcatttcagcaTGTAATCAGCATAAATAATTATTAGTGAAACATtgcccttattttttttaaattctaagtcTACAAGAGCTTGTGGGTGTTTTACACTTATAAAGAACATCAATTTGATTAAGTTTTTTGCCAAAAATACTTGATGTGTATTTAGACTTCATGAAACTTATAGTTGAAAAAACAGATTCACACACTCATACCAAACTTACTTAAAAGTTTCCAGCAACTGAATTGAgtgtcttaaaatataaatttgaattaaaataaaatttaaaatttagctcTTTACTTGcactagtcacatttcaaatgctcaattTCTACATGTGGCTAGGgactaccatattggacagtgcagatCTAGACAGCTGTGTGCCTGGGAGAAACTCCCTAAACCTCTTtgtaccttagtttcctcatctgtaaaatggggttgttGTGAATTTTAAGTGAATTAACACATGTCAAatacttaaaacagtgcctgattAATAATACCCATTCAAATATTAGTCAATATTAAcattattagtaataataatattgtcATAATTATTATGATTTGAGCCAGGCAGTTTCTACATGTTTTGTTGTACAAAATACTGTAAATTTCCTGCCCCACATATAGTACACTCCCTTCTTTGTTGCAAACCAAACCCTGATTAGTTGGGTCTAAGCTAGTCAGAGAATTCTGCTTCTCACTTTCTGCCTCCCTTTGGACTCTGGTCACATGAAGAAGTCCTAGCCAGCAATCAGGGGTCTGCTGGAAGGTTTCTAGAACAATTATTCCTGTTACGATGACCCTTCTTCGTGATCTGAAGGTGACGCTCAGAGGGACAGTGGACAACTTGAGAGAATGTTGCAGAAAgcatgacagaggagcccaggaaaTCTCAGAGCTGCTCACCCAATGTTACTGGTCTACTGGGTCGGTTGCTGTCTCCAGACTTCTTAGTTAAGTGAAGAAGATAAAACCTGATCTGTTTATGCCACTGTGGTTGGGTTTTCTGCTTTTCCAAATGTTCTATTGATATGCGTACATTTCATCTTTCGCTTTTTAAAGCAATCCAATGTGATAACTACaattttatacccattttattGATGGAGAATTAGAAACCCAGAGGAGCTAAGTAACCACTTTAAGGCTGCACAATAAATTATGTGTTATTGACATCTTTTAATGTTAGTTCAAACCCAGAGCTATTGCACCCAAACAAAATACAATACTGTGTTACCTCTCATAGGTTGGGTATTCCTATTTTCTCTTTACAACTAAGGAAATCAAAGTTTAGagtctttctctgcctctattttcttctttgtaacatggtgataataatagtattatcctcatttggttattatgaaaattaaaataatgtgtgTTAGGAGTAGCATGCCAGCATGCCTGGCATgtggtaagtgctcaataaatggtagctattttaTTCTATCTAGTGTTAATTACTAATACATGATAATAAGTGATGAAGCCCAATCCAGGCCTTCTCATTCTACATCCTGTACGTTTTCAGTACATTCAGCTGCCTCTCTCTGTAAGTTGACTTTAACAAGTTTACAAGGCAGAAAATCCATCCAAGTTATTAATATCAGTGCCACTTCTTATCATTGTTAATCAAATGATTAGACTAAAAGGATGGACAAGCAACAAAGATTCCCTAAAATAGATTGTCCCAATGATGATGCGTTTCTCCACCACTGAATGTTCTCTTGTGTTATATGAATGGAGTATAGTGTTTTAGACTTGACTTAACTACTTCCATCTGGTCTTAGTGAGTAGTTACTAAACAAGCCAAATCTTTCCTATCAGTGCTTCATAAGCACCTTCtgtacactttctttttctctcctacaCCCCAATCCCAAGACTTAATCTTTGCTAAGGACTCAGTACTGTCCCCAGTGTCTATTCTTACGGGATAGTGTTGCATTGCTGTGCTGATCCCCTTTAAACATGGTCCTTTTAGAGGGACTTGGTAGCAACTCTAAGGTCATCTGGCATTAATTCTGCCTTGTACTATACTGTAAGCACTCAACAGAGCCACTCACTGctaaaaatagacatttattcaCCTCTGGCCACTATACCCACGGAAGTAGAGTTGCTGCCGCATACACGTAACTGAGACCGTTGGCAAGTGATTTAAGTTTTTTATAGTTAATACTGCCTTATTCATAGTTGGTATGGTCTTAAAtgagatatgtgtatataataccTAGTTTGGTAGCCAGAGCATTTCTAGGCACTTACAAAATTATGGTTATCAGTAACCAGAGGTAAAACCTTCAACATGATCTAACAAAACCTTACTTGCTTTCTGGCAAACAAGTATCTTAGGTGTGGCAGCTCATTGTcatggttttgttcttttttggctTTTATTATTGTGCTATACAGAGACTTGTGGGAAGTGAATTTGAAATGCTTTTTGTACAAGTCTATTACAGGCCTTTTTGTCCCATGTCTGTTCTATGGCTATTTAACATTCATCCTCAACATATTGAATTGtccagattatttttaaaaacagtaatgtGTTGTTTGATGCCCAGAAAGCTTTATTTAAAAGTAACATTGTGGTTCCTGGATCtgccttaatttattttttctttcttttttaaagttattaattttttaattgaagtatagttgatttacaatgttgtattagtttctagtgtacagtGTAGTaattcagttgtatatatattcacaaatatgcagtcttttttcatattcttttttgttgtaggTTGTTGCAatatattgaatgtagttccctgtcctatacagtaggtccctgttgtttctttctttatcctaaaacacatttgaatttttgtatttctgtgatcaTCTGTTGAAGTAAGAAGGATTCTTTTACCAACAGCCATACCTTGTCCTTTCATGAACTGTCTGAAGAAGTCATCCCAAGAGCCATAGCTTGGAATATCAGGAACATCATTGtggaaatggaaaaaagacacTGCTGTGTCTTTAGGGTTTCGAAATATCACCAGTATCTGGAGAGAGAAAATTAAGTTATCTTAACTTAATTTTAGGCATTGAACTTTGGAAAACTGAAAGCATGAGCATTGTGTCCTATTATATACTACCTGATTTTGTGggggtagaaagaaagaaagaagttgagGAACAGGAGCTGGCAGATAAGGAAGCCtggggaaaaggggaaaagaaagaagaaaaagaagattgaTATTGTTACACTGAATTTTTGCTAACAAACTGAGACAGTAAAATGTCATATGTAGACcatgtaaaaaggaatgaagagcagGCTCACAAGAGCATGGTCTGAAAAGTTAAACCACcccaaaagtaaaaacaacaaaataatgttaaggacaacaaaaataatgtttagagTTTCATGGGAGAAGATCGAAGAAGG
This window of the Bubalus bubalis isolate 160015118507 breed Murrah chromosome 12, NDDB_SH_1, whole genome shotgun sequence genome carries:
- the SULT6B1 gene encoding sulfotransferase 6B1; protein product: MTANSKFVDYIDEALEKSKETVLSHLFFTYQGIPYPVTMCTSETFKALDAFEARSDDIVLASYPKCGSNWILHIISELMFADSKQKYEYPDFPVLECGDPEKYQRMKQFPSPRILATHLHYDKLPGSIFKNKAKILVIFRNPKDTAVSFFHFHNDVPDIPSYGSWDDFFRQFMKGQVSWGSYFDFAINWNKHLDDENVMFILYEDLRENLATGIKQIAEFFGFSPSGEQIQTISARSTFHAMRAKSQETHGAVGPFLFRKGEVGDWKNLFSETQNQEMDEKFKECLADTALGTKLKYNSYCQP